The following are encoded together in the Bacillus cereus group sp. RP43 genome:
- a CDS encoding TIGR03943 family protein, with product MFRAYILLGFTILIGQLHISGNITKYINMKYAYLSKTAAIILGFLTIVQIIIVFQKEHQKEKEKHDCSCDHSHCGHDHSKDENTWWKRTFSYTLFCFPIISGLFFPIATLDSDIVKAKGFHFPVAQAESKDPFMTRQFLRPDTSIYYGKEGYRGVMEKGKKEFVTKDNITLKDEDFLKGMETIYNYPGEFTGKTLSYKGFVFRDDSSKKEQYFLFRFGIIHCVADSGVYGMLVKKPEGVEWKNDDWIQVEGEISTEFYQPFHANIPVLEVTKWNKVEQPKEQYVFRGAD from the coding sequence ATGTTTCGAGCATATATATTATTAGGTTTTACAATTTTAATTGGACAGCTTCATATATCCGGTAACATTACGAAGTATATAAATATGAAGTACGCCTATTTATCAAAAACTGCAGCTATTATTTTAGGTTTCTTAACGATTGTACAAATTATTATCGTTTTCCAAAAAGAACATCAAAAAGAAAAAGAGAAGCATGATTGTAGTTGTGATCATAGTCATTGCGGGCATGATCATTCGAAAGATGAAAATACATGGTGGAAACGAACGTTTTCTTATACTCTGTTCTGTTTTCCGATTATTTCAGGATTATTTTTCCCAATTGCAACATTAGATTCGGACATTGTTAAGGCGAAGGGGTTTCACTTTCCTGTTGCACAAGCGGAAAGTAAAGATCCATTTATGACAAGACAATTCTTAAGACCGGATACGAGTATTTATTACGGGAAAGAAGGATATCGTGGTGTAATGGAAAAAGGGAAGAAAGAGTTTGTTACGAAAGACAACATCACTTTAAAAGATGAAGATTTCTTAAAGGGTATGGAGACAATTTATAATTATCCTGGTGAATTTACTGGTAAAACTCTGTCTTATAAAGGATTTGTTTTCCGAGATGATTCTTCTAAAAAGGAACAATATTTCTTATTCCGTTTCGGCATTATACATTGTGTTGCAGATTCGGGTGTATATGGTATGTTAGTTAAAAAACCAGAAGGTGTAGAGTGGAAAAATGATGATTGGATTCAGGTAGAGGGAGAAATTTCAACTGAATTTTATCAGCCGTTTCATGCGAATATTCCAGTGTTAGAAGTAACGAAATGGAATAAAGTTGAACAGCCGAAAGAACAATATGTATTTAGAGGAGCCGATTGA
- a CDS encoding permease — MELFQLPKAFLQMNTIFISILIEALPFVLIGVFISGFIQMFVTEDMVAKWMPKNRFLSVLMATFLGMMFPGCECGIVPIVRRLIGKGVPPYAGIAFMLTGPIINPVVLFATYVAFGSSMHMVWYRSIVAIIVAIIVGIILSFMFKEHQLRDDHFPEVNHKRPLRKKMWDVCTHAVEEFFSMGKYLVLGALIAAAVQTFVQTSTLLAIGQGPFSSPAVMMGLAYILSLCSEADAFIASSFQSTFSTASLVAFLVYGPMVDIKNMFMMLATFKTKFVIVVTVTVTLVVYASSLLIYAMGW; from the coding sequence ATGGAATTGTTTCAATTACCGAAAGCATTCCTGCAAATGAATACAATCTTTATCTCCATATTGATCGAAGCACTTCCTTTTGTGCTAATAGGTGTATTTATTTCAGGATTCATTCAAATGTTTGTGACAGAGGATATGGTAGCAAAATGGATGCCGAAAAACCGTTTTCTGTCTGTTTTAATGGCTACTTTTTTAGGTATGATGTTTCCAGGTTGTGAATGTGGAATTGTTCCGATTGTAAGGCGATTAATCGGAAAAGGGGTTCCGCCATATGCCGGGATTGCATTTATGTTAACGGGGCCAATTATTAATCCGGTCGTATTATTTGCAACATACGTTGCCTTTGGAAGTAGTATGCACATGGTATGGTATCGTTCTATTGTAGCGATTATCGTAGCAATTATCGTTGGAATTATATTATCATTTATGTTTAAAGAACATCAATTAAGAGATGATCACTTCCCAGAAGTGAATCATAAGCGTCCATTACGTAAAAAAATGTGGGATGTATGTACGCATGCTGTTGAGGAATTTTTCTCGATGGGAAAATATTTAGTATTAGGTGCATTAATTGCAGCTGCAGTTCAAACGTTCGTACAAACTTCAACACTTCTTGCTATAGGACAAGGGCCATTTTCTTCACCAGCTGTTATGATGGGACTTGCTTACATTTTATCACTTTGTTCAGAAGCCGATGCATTTATTGCTTCGTCATTCCAAAGTACATTTTCAACAGCATCACTTGTCGCGTTCCTCGTATATGGACCGATGGTGGATATTAAAAATATGTTTATGATGCTTGCGACATTTAAAACAAAATTTGTAATTGTTGTGACGGTTACAGTTACACTTGTTGTTTATGCAAGCTCACTACTCATTTATGCGATGGGGTGGTAG
- a CDS encoding magnesium transporter CorA family protein encodes MLNIYLTDRNGKLQEVEEMQKGCWINVLHPTEEEIQYLVQTLNVDLDFIKDPLDDEERSRIEKEDNNTLIIVDIPTVRHDEEGNSIYDTIPIGMIVMPDCFVTICLEENPIFERFINQRIKEFYTFKKTRFALQLLYTISTYYLRYLKQINRKTIDLEHQLNKSMKNKEIFTLLGLEKSLVYFTTSLKANKIVIQKLMRNSTFLKMYEDDQDLLEDVLIENKQAIEMAEIYSHILSGMMNTFSSVISNNLNSVMKLLTSITIILSLPTMVSSFFGMNVKVPFEGEAQGFVIVLIICLTLSCALAFVFWKKRYF; translated from the coding sequence TATTTAACAGACCGAAACGGAAAACTACAAGAGGTTGAGGAAATGCAAAAGGGTTGCTGGATTAATGTACTTCATCCAACGGAAGAAGAAATTCAATATCTAGTACAAACTTTAAATGTAGACTTAGATTTCATTAAAGACCCTTTAGATGATGAAGAACGCTCTCGTATTGAAAAGGAAGACAATAATACTTTAATAATCGTGGATATTCCAACAGTTAGACATGATGAAGAAGGAAATTCGATTTATGACACGATTCCAATAGGTATGATTGTCATGCCAGATTGCTTTGTGACAATTTGTTTAGAAGAAAACCCAATTTTTGAACGTTTTATTAATCAACGTATTAAAGAATTTTATACGTTTAAAAAGACACGCTTCGCACTTCAGCTCTTATATACAATTTCTACTTATTATTTAAGATATTTAAAGCAAATTAATCGAAAAACAATCGATTTAGAGCACCAATTAAATAAGTCGATGAAAAATAAAGAAATTTTCACATTGCTAGGCCTTGAAAAAAGTTTAGTTTACTTTACAACATCATTAAAGGCGAATAAAATTGTAATTCAAAAATTAATGCGTAACAGTACATTTTTAAAAATGTATGAAGACGATCAAGATTTATTAGAAGATGTATTAATCGAAAATAAACAGGCTATTGAAATGGCGGAAATATATAGTCACATTTTAAGTGGAATGATGAATACTTTTAGCTCTGTTATATCGAATAATTTAAACAGTGTTATGAAACTGTTAACGTCTATTACAATCATTTTATCATTACCAACAATGGTCTCTAGTTTCTTTGGAATGAATGTAAAGGTTCCGTTTGAAGGTGAGGCTCAAGGTTTTGTAATTGTACTTATAATATGTTTAACATTATCTTGCGCTTTAGCATTTGTATTTTGGAAGAAACGTTACTTTTAA